In the Anguilla anguilla isolate fAngAng1 chromosome 7, fAngAng1.pri, whole genome shotgun sequence genome, one interval contains:
- the LOC118231297 gene encoding N-acyl-aromatic-L-amino acid amidohydrolase (carboxylate-forming) B-like produces the protein MEVVNLPAVSRVAVCGGTHGNELSGVYLVRELQKKKKGGADDVSVTMVISNPRAVQQCRRYVETDLNRCFTAATLSAPVSDKTPYEMVRAQELNALLGPKGADEAADLLCDLHNTTSNMGLCIFSPVACDWVCMQIYRHLQREMPSWPVKYLSFERPAAEAFSLDSVGKHGLTIEIGPQPHGVVRADIFNAMKEGVRLMLDWIQKFNSGVLFDGGEVEVYTMGKNMDYPRDEETHSITATIHPQLQDKDFCLLHPGDPLFLTFSGKTVTYKGTEPLYPVFVNECAYYEKGIALYLARRKTVAVPSIQVKRD, from the exons ATGGAGGTGGTCAATTTGCCAGCTGTGTCCCGCGTGGCTGTGTGCGGCGGTACCCACGGTAACGAGCTGTCAGGCGTGTACCTCGTACGGGAgcttcagaagaagaaaaagggagGGGCCGATGATGTTTCCGTGACGATGGTGATCTCCAACCCGCGAGCGGTTCAGCAGTGCCGGAGATACGTGGAGACGGACCTGAACCGCTGCTTTACCGCCGCCACGCTCAG CGCCCCGGTCTCCGATAAAACCCCGTACGAGATGGTGCGAGCGCAGGAGCTCAACGCTCTCCTGGGGCCCAAAGGCGCGGACGAGGCCGCAGACCTGCTGTGTGACCTTCACAACACCACCTCCAACATGGGCTTGTGCATCTTCTCCCCCGTGGCGTGCGACTGGGTCTGCATGCAGATCTACAGGCACCTGCAG AGGGAGATGCCCTCTTGGCCCGTGAAGTACTTGAGTTTTGAACGTCCAGCTGCTGAGGCCTTTTCCCTGGATTCTGTGGGGAAACACGGCTTGA CAATTGAGATTGGCCCACAGCCCCATGGAGTGGTCAGGGCTGACATATTCAACGCAATGAAGGAGGGAGTCCGACTCATGCTGGACTGGATCCAGAAATTCAACTCGG GTGTCCTGTTTGATGGCGGGGAGGTGGAGGTGTACACCATGGGGAAAAATATGGATTATCCCAGAGATGAAGAGACTCACTCCATCACTGCGACAATACACCCACAGCTACAG gaCAAAGATTTCTGCCTTCTTCACCCCGGAGATCCTCTGTTCCTGACGTTCTCCGGAAAGACTGTGACGTACAAAGGGACAGAGCCTCTGTATCCCGTTTTCGTGAACGAGTGTGCGTATTACGAGAAGGGCATCGCTCTCTATCTGGCCCGGAGGAAAACAGTGGCCGTTCCATCCATCCAGGTGAAAAGAGactga
- the LOC118231109 gene encoding claudin domain-containing protein 1-like yields MVDNRYATAIVIGSVLSLLATVYLSVAVGTQQWYQYCSPRVGGDWNASELQEEFLKGEFDEKTYSDTLFRLNGTMGLWWRCVQVPTDPHGYKEADPKMTKCVSFTLKQQFLPKYKEPGNHNSGEDLLRTYLWRCQFLLPLVSLGLVLLGGMIGLCGCVCRSFSPTLGVGVLHLLAGMCTLATVCCFLAGMDLLHRVSDLPEGGVDESFGWSLYLALISSPMHMMAAALLVWAARSHRQNYYRMTAYRVA; encoded by the exons ATGGTGGATAACCGCTATGCCACTGCGATTGTGATCGGCTCGGTCCTGAGCTTGCTGGCGACAGTCTACCTGTCAGTGGCAGTGGGCACACAGCAGTGGTATCAGTACTGCAGTCCTCGTGTTGGAGGTGACTGGAACGCGTCAGAGCTCCAGGAGGAATTCCTGAAAGGAGAATTCGACGAGAAAACGTATAGCGACACGCTCTTCCGCCTCAACGGGACCATGGGGCTGTGGTGGCGGTGTGTGCAAGTGCCAACAGATCCACACGGGTACAAGGAGGCCG ATCCAAAAATGACCAAGTGTGTCAGCTTCACATTGAAGCAACAGTTCCTGCCCAAGTACAAAGAGCCAGGCAATCACAATAGCGGAGAGGATCTGCTACGCACAT ACCTGTGGAGGTGTCAGTTCCTGCTGCCGCTGGTCTCCCTGGGCCTGGTACTTTTAGGAGGAATGATCGGACTCTGCGGCTGCGTGTGTCGCAGCTTCTCCCCCACGCTGGGTGTTGGAGTGCTCCACCTGCTGGCCG gTATGTGCACCCTTGCAACGGTGTGCTGCTTTCTAGCCGGGATGGACCTGCTGCACCGCGTTTCGGATTTGCCCGAGGGGGGGGTGGACGAGTCGTTCGGCTGGTCTCTGTACCTGGCGCTCATCTCCTCCCCCATGCACATGATGGCCGCCGCCCTGCTGGTGTGGGCGGCGCGCAGCCACCGGCAGAACTACTACCGCATGACGGCCTACCGCGTGGCGTAG
- the LOC118231393 gene encoding mucin-5AC-like yields MKEVSFTTETEAPTTTMTDAPIATATEVTMTTGTEAQSTTMTNDPGTTDTEVILTTEKVSPTPTLTDASTTTATEIASTTETEAPTTFMTVAPTTMVTEVTMTTGIEAPTKTMTETPAATVTENTLTTETGTQTTTVTGAPTTAVAEDAFTTETEAPTIILTDTSTTTLTEVTMTTGTEAPITTLNGAPTTTKSEVTMTTGTEAPTTTMTETPVTTLTEVTLGTERVSPTSTLTDASTTALTDAPTTTATEIILTTANEAPTTTMTSSPTTMVTEVTMTTGTEAPTTAMTDAVATTVTEVTVTTETVTQITTVSGAPTTAMKEVSFTTETEAPTTTMTDAPIATATEVTMTTGTEAQSTTMTNDPGTTDTEVILTTEKVSPTPTLTDASTTTATEIASTTETEAPTTFMTVAPTTMVTEVTMTTGIEAPTKTMTETPAATVTENTLTTETGTQTTTVTGAPTTAVAEDAFTTETEAPTIILTDTSTTTLTEVTMTTGTEAPITTLNGAPTTTKSEVTMTTGTEAPTTTMTETPVTTLTEVTLGTERVSPTSTLTDASTTALTDAPTTTATEIILTTANEAPTTTMTSSPTTMVTEVTMTTGTEAPTTAMTDAVATTVTEVTVTTETVTQITTVSGAPTTAMKEVSFTTETEAPTTTMTDASIATATEVTMTTGTDAQSTTMTNDPGTTDTEVILTTEKVSPTPTLTDASTTTATEIASTTETEAPTTFMTVAPTTMVTEVTMTTGIEAPTKTMTESPAATVTENTLTTETGIQTTTVTGAPTTAVAEDAFTTETEAPTIIVTDTSTTTLTEVTMTTGTEAPTTILTEAPTTIVTEITMTAGTEARTTTMTEAPTTMINGEPIKAATEITMTTETEAATTILTGTSTTTLTEVTMTTGTEAPPTTMTGAPTTAVTEVAFRTETEAPTTILTGTSTTALTEVTVFTGTEAPITTLNGAPTTTKTEVTMTTGTEGPNTTINGEPIEVETEIISTTETEAPSTTMTSSPTATATDVTMTTGTETPTTAMTDAVATTVTEFTLTTTVKEIDMTPTTENLSTTATGPSMPTENGVLSNVTNTPTTTLTNIFESTATEGLKITTTDAPTTAVTEDLITTVADISTSRTTQGLTTTTSDGRFSGFTEVTVTPETDDPVTTATDIFTPTVTKGLTTETPATFITGAPVSVGIPITSATETAVTSVTGISTTLVLALPTTKTVTELSTTTKTAVDTLTDIAAPETTKISAITAPTTSTTIQELGITSTLPQIEKTTVTTSRSPFSTSTTASTTTRPPPPEPALSLEFHIVEDFNEDLKNPSSENFKTLAKEVTTQERINCGGHFPSVQQFQCRTKHQRCDPNPQRSHVLQHLWFQSPSKHLHHYNHNPDTNFTDYNKHSHNKI; encoded by the exons ATGAAGGAAGTTTCTTTCACAACAGAAACtgaagccccaactacaaccatgACTGATGCCCCCATTGCAACTGCTACTGAGGTTACTATGACAACAGGGACTGAAGCCCAATCCACAACTATGACCAATGACCCTGGTACAACTGATACTGAGGTTATTTTGACCACAGAAAAAGTATCTCCAACTCCAACCCTCACTGATGCCTCCACGACAACTGCTACTGAAATTGCTTCCACAACAGAAACTGAAGCCCCAACAACATTCATGACTGTTGCCCCCACTACAATGGTGACTGAGGTTACTATGACAACAGGAATTGAAGCACCGACCAAAACCATGACAGAGACCCCTGCTGCAACTGTAACTGAAAATACCTTGACCACAGAAACAGGAACCCAAACTACAACTGTCACTGGTGCCCCCACCACAGCTGTGGCTGAAGATGCTTTCACAACAGAAACTGAAGCCCCAACTATAATCCTGACTGACACCAGCACTACAACCTTGACTGAGGTTACGATGACCACAGGCACAGAAGCCCCAATTACAACTCTAAATGGTGCTCCCACAACAACTAAGAGTGAGGTTACTATGACAACAGGAACTGAAGCCCCAACAACAACCATGACCGAGACCCCTGTTACAACTTTAACTGAGGTTACTTTGGGCACAGAAAGAGTATCTCCAACTTCAACTCTCACTGATGCCTCCACTACAGCTCTCACTGAtgcccccactacaactgcaacTGAGATTATTTTAACAACAGCAAAtgaagccccaactacaaccatgACTAGTTCCCCCACTACAATGGTGACTGAGGTTACTATGACAACAGGGactgaagctccaaccacagcCATGACAGATGCTGTAGCTACAACTGTAACTGAAGTTACCGTGACCACAGAAACAGTAACCCAAATTACAACTGTCAGTGGTGCCCCCACTACAGCTATGAAGGAAGTTTCTTTCACAACAGAAACtgaagccccaactacaaccatgACTGATGCCCCCATTGCAACTGCTACTGAGGTTACTATGACAACAGGGACTGAAGCCCAATCCACAACTATGACCAATGACCCTGGTACAACTGATACTGAGGTTATTTTGACCACAGAAAAAGTATCTCCAACTCCAACCCTCACTGATGCCTCCACGACAACTGCTACTGAAATTGCTTCCACAACAGAAACTGAAGCCCCAACAACATTCATGACTGTTGCCCCCACTACAATGGTGACTGAGGTTACTATGACAACAGGAATTGAAGCACCaaccaaaaccatgacagaGACCCCTGCTGCAACTGTAACTGAAAATACCTTGACCACAGAAACAGGAACCCAAACTACAACTGTCACTGGTGCCCCCACCACAGCTGTGGCTGAAGATGCTTTCACAACAGAAACTGAAGCCCCAACTATAATCCTGACTGACACCAGCACTACAACCTTGACTGAGGTTACGATGACCACAGGCACAGAAGCCCCAATTACAACTCTAAATGGTGCTCCCACAACAACTAAGAGTGAGGTTACTATGACAACAGGAACTGAAGCCCCAACAACAACCATGACCGAGACCCCTGTTACAACTTTAACTGAGGTTACTTTGGGCACAGAAAGAGTATCTCCAACTTCAACTCTCACTGATGCCTCCACTACAGCTCTCACTGAtgcccccactacaactgcaacTGAGATTATTTTAACAACAGCAAAtgaagccccaactacaaccatgACTAGTTCCCCCACTACAATGGTGACTGAGGTTACTATGACAACAGGGactgaagctccaaccacagcCATGACAGATGCTGTAGCTACAACTGTAACTGAAGTTACCGTGACCACAGAAACAGTAACCCAAATTACAACTGTCAGTGGTGCCCCCACTACAGCTATGAAGGAAGTTTCTTTCACAACAGAAACtgaagccccaactacaaccatgACTGATGCCTCCATTGCAACTGCTACTGAGGTTACTATGACAACAGGGACTGACGCCCAATCCACAACTATGACCAATGACCCTGGTACAACTGATACTGAGGTTATTTTGACCACAGAAAAAGTATCTCCAACTCCAACCCTCACTGATGCCTCCACGACAACTGCTACTGAAATTGCTTCCACAACAGAAACTGAAGCCCCAACAACATTCATGACTGTTGCCCCCACTACAATGGTGACTGAGGTTACTATGACAACAGGAATTGAAGCACCaaccaaaaccatgacagaGAGCCCTGCTGCAACTGTAACTGAAAATACCTTGACCACAGAAACAGGAATCCAAACTACAACTGTCACTGGTGCCCCCACCACAGCTGTGGCTGAAGATGCTTTCACAACAGAAACTGAAGCCCCAACTATAATCGTGACTGACACCAGCACTACAACCTTGACTGAGGTTACTATGACAACAGGCACTGAAGCCCCAACTACAATCCTGACTGAAGCCCCAACTACAATAGTGACAGAGATTACTATGACAGCAGGGACAGAAGCCAGAACTACAACTATGACTGAAGCCCCAACAACAATGATAAATGGAGAACCCATTAAAGCTGCAACTGAGATTACTATGACAACAGAAACCGAAGCTGCAACTACAATCCTGACTGGCACCAGTACTACAACCTTGACTGAGGTTACGATGACAACAGGCACAGAAGCCCCACCTACAACCATGACTGGTGCCCCCACTACAGCTGTGACTGAAGTTGCTTTCAGAACAGAAACTGAAGCCCCAACTACAATCCTGACTGGCACTAGCACTACAGCATTGACTGAGGTTACTGTGTTCACAGGCACAGAAGCCCCAATTACAACTCTAAATGGTGCCCCCACTACAACTAAGACTGAGGTTACTATGACAACAGGCACTGAAGGCCCAAATACAACAATAAATGGAGAACCCATTGAAGTTGAAACTGAGATTATTTCGACAACAGAAACTGAAGCCCCATCTACAACCATGACTAGTTCTCCCACGGCAACTGCTACTGATGTTACTATGACAACAGGAACTGAAACTCCAACCACAGCCATGACAGATGCTGTAGCTACAACTGTAACTGAATTTACCTTAACTACAACTGTAAAAGAGATTGATATGACACCAACAACGGAAAATCTATCTACAACAGCCACAGGTCCATCAATGCCTACTGAAAATGGAGTTCTCTCTAATGTCACTAATACCCCCACAACAACGctcacaaatatttttgagtCAACTGCAACTGAAGGCCTCAAAATAACCACAACCGATGCCCCCACTACAGCTGTAACGGAAGATCTCATTACAACAGTCGCAGATATTTCCACGTCAAGGACCACTCAAGGTCTCACTACAACTACAAGTGATGGTCGCTTTTCAGGTTTTACAGAAGTTACTGTGACACCAGAAACTGACGATCCGGTCACAACAGCCACAGATATATTCACGCCAACTGTAACTAAAGGTCTTACTACTGAAACACCTGCTACATTCATAACCGGTGCTCCGGTGTCAGTTGGAATCCCCATTACATCAGCCACAGAAACTGCTGTAACATCTGTAACTGGTATTTCCACTACACTCGTGCTTGCTCTCCCCACTACAAAGACTGTTACAGAACTCTCTACAACTACCAAAACTGCTGTTGATACTCTAACTGACATAGCAGCGCCTGAAACTACCAAAATCAGTGCCATCACTGCTCCCACAACTTCCACCACCATCCAGGAGCTGGGGATCACTTCCACTCTGCCACAGATAGAAAAAACAACAGTTACAACAAGTAGGAGTCCATTTTCCACATCCACAACGGCATCAACCACAACAAGACCCCCGCCACCAGAGCCAGCCTTGTCACTGGAGTTCCACATAGTGGAGGACTTTAATGAGGATCTGAAGAATCCCTCTTCAGAGAACTTCAAGACCTTGGCGAAGGAAGTAACGACACAG GAAAGGATCAATTGTGGTGGACACTTCCCTAGTGTTCAACAATTTCAGTGTCGTACCAAACACCAGCGATGTGACCCAAACCCTCAAAGAAGCCACGTTCTCCAACACCTCTGGTTTCAGTCTCCAAGTAAACATCTCCACCATTACAACCACAA TCCCGACACAAACTTCACCGACTACAACAAGCACTCCCACAACAAAAtctga